The DNA segment TGCGTGTGTCTATAATTGATTTTTTGTATCTTTAATTGATAGACGGTCTATCTGGAAAACAAATATTATGGGATTGAATCCCAAACTTTTattaatttgtgtgttttaTTGACAATTCTGGATTTTGTCATAGATAGTGTATTAATATATCGAGgcaaaaagtaaataaatattatcaataaaaattaaaataattatttgaaatattattaatttaatttcagttaattttatatatgtgtgtgtgaaaatttttattaatggtatgtgtgtgtgtgtgtgtatatatatatatatatatatatatatatatatgataattttcGATTCAAAATTAGATATTTGATtggatatttcaaattttaaaatttgattggatgtttcaatattttcggtttcaaaattttattgcttatgataatttttggttcaaaatttgaaattttattataaatattttttgttatctTAAAATCGAGTATTTCTCATATATTTCTGGTCAAAATAAAAGTATTTGATTTGAAGcaagtttttattttgattatgtATGGTAAATTGTATCATTTTTATGGAACattttatatgtatatgtgaCAACAAAAAAATTCCGAGCTTttaatatagatatatatatatacatcatttaTGTAAGATATCGAAATGTACCATTAGCTTGATTAtataatgaattaattaaatattaatatatttatcatatcatacTTATCAAATAGTACTTTGGGTGGTTCAAGTTTATGATACAAttgaattttacaaaaatatccCGTCAAATTAAAGAAGTAACCTTAATATCATAAATGTCtctatcaaaacatcaatttgCAACTTAGGTATTATGTATGTGTTAATAAAGTTTTGATATGATGAGCAACCACCATAAATACTTATAAGAGCACCGTTGACGTGACATCCTCAACATCCAATTGATAAACGTCACATTAGCCCGTGTCCATATAGGTGTTTACGGTGGTTGCTCAAAAtataaaaactatatatatatatatatatatatatatatttgaaatttgtacACCCACCATACCCATCTACGTGACATAGCACTTAGATATTGGATATACACCACATCGATGTAAAAGATGCATGCCAACAataattgttaaacaatcaagATGAGGGGAAACTCAATCTTTTCAAACATAAAAAAGTTTTCAAATTCAAAACAGATAATTCACAAATCCTTACAATGCATAAAAACTAAAAAGATATCCTCACACTTCACAAATTAAAGTATATAATATAAGATTACAAATACAGATAATTTAATCTTTGACCTTAGGCTTATTTTTAGACATCATCTTGGATAAAACTCAGTGATTGACATGATGTTCCCTGATAATTCACTAGAATGAGATGACTTATTTTGGGAAGATGATTTGGTTGATCCAAGCTCTTTTGAATCATATGCTTGAAATAACGCATTTTTCGAAATAGAACCGCTATTTGTGAAAAAATGTTGGCTCTGAAGGAACCGGCAAAGAGATGGTAAAACTACTAAGCATTAGAACAATGGAAGCCATTGTTGGTCTATTTGCTGGATTATCTTGCACGCATAACAATCCAATATGAATGCATCGTAATATATCACGTAAGGAACCCAAACTAGCCCTCAGCACGGGGTCGATCATATCCTCGATCGTTCTTTGGTGCCAATATTTCCATGCCTGTGAGAATTGAGATATTTCTCTTAAATAAATTAGCATTCAATACATGGAAGTCCAGATACTTGATTGAAGGTGGTGAATCTTGAATGATAAAGGTTAATTAAAGGGCTAAAATATGGAATATTCTCAATTATATgtgaaataagaaaaaaaaaaaagaatattaGAAAGAGGGGACTAGCAAACCTCTAAGCTACAGCTGATTATAAAATTGGTAATTGGCTTCAATAACAATAGACTTGCTTACCACGCTTAAGAGGTCTTCTGTATTCTCTCCATTTCGAAATGAGTTGTTTTTCTGGCCAGTCACGATTTCTAGAATCAACACTCCAAAGCTAAATACGTCGGATTTAACAGAAAATTGGCCGTGCATTGCATATTCCGGTGACATATACCCACTGCAATCAACATGCAAGTTATCAGAATATGATCTGTACATACGCATAATTGCACAGTTTATTCGAAATAAAATGGATAGAAGTTTGTTTGTATGGGATGGAATTATAGAACAACTGAGCTCATGGCTTCACCTGAAAACagaacattaattaaaaatttctcCAATTATCCCATATGATGCAAGTTTTATCTTCCAAACCtaccgattgatatttgatAGTCTTGGTCGCCTGTCTTATACTACTACGTAcacatgtttatgaatttgaCCTGATCACTTCAAGTGAAACAATATACTTACTATGTTCCCACAATTCTGTTGGTACTGCCTTGAGTTTCATCTGTGGGACACAACCTCGCCATGCCAAAGTCCGCAATTTTGGAGTTCATCTCACCGTCTAAAAGTATATTGCTGGCTTTCAAATCACGATGGATTATTTTAAGTCGAGATTCCTCATGCAAATAAAGAAGTCCTCTCGAAATTCCTCCAATGATCTTCGAACGCCTTTCCCAATCCAAATCTTTGCACTTGATAGGATCTGTAGTACGTATATATATCCGAAGAATACGGGAGTtcacaattaacagtgtaataaataattaattaattacttttAGTTTGATATAACTTTGAAATTCAGTACTTACTGAACAAAAATTTGTCGAGGCTTGCATTTTGAACAAATTCATAGACAAGAAGCCTCTCAGCTCTTTCCAAGGAGAAACCCAAGAGTCTAACAAGATTTCGGTGTTGTAGCTTGGCTACTAGCAACACTTCATTCTTGAACTCCACATCACCTTGGCCCGAACCAACGGACAGCCTTTTTACAGCGATTTCTTGTCCATTGGGAAGTTTTCCCTATTAAATTATGTCATATTTGAATTCCCATATCTATCTAGTTAATTTGTATCAAAGTTAAAACTAATATTCAATCAATGTGACAGAGGAcattataaattttttgaatgaaatttatatatatatttgattacCTTGTAAACGAAACCAAATCCACCTTGCCCCAGCTTATTTGCATCCGAGAAATCGTCTGTTGCAGCTTTAATTTCGCGGAAGTCATATTGTAGAGATTCTGATACATCAATACCGTGTGCAGCTTCAAATTAAAGGGGAAGGTTTTAGCAACATTATATTGCTTGGTAATGCCtgaaagttatatatatatatgttcagTAAAAGGTGGGAAAAAACTCACGTTCAATTACTTGGTACGGTTTCTTCTTTTTTCTCATTAGCAGGAAGCCAGCAAATACAGCTACTATCAGAAACACACCAATTGAAATTGAAACAACAATGATGATGGTCATCCGAGTTTTGTTCTTGTCATTTGTTCCTGCAAAATCATGATGAGTTTGAATCCTATTCCTATTAAGAAATTATCGGTCGTGTTGGTGTCTTAGTGTTTCACATCGGTTGGCTAAATAACCTGGAAGCCCTTTATATAAACAAGGGCAATCCTCACCTCTTGAgttagcttttgaggtgagttaggtcaaAGTCTCATTTCtaatatggtatcagagcccggGTTTcaccgttatgtgttggacgGTCATAGTTGACCTCATCCGTCCCATAGTTGGCCACATGTTAATATCTACACGCTCCAGTCGTTTTATTCCTGGACGTGAGAGGGGTGTGTTGGTGTCTTAGTTTGTGTCCCACATCGATTGGTTAAATAACCTGGAAGGGGTGTGTTGGTGTCTTAGTTTgtgtcccacatcggttggTTAAATAACTTGGAAGCCATTCATATAAAAAAAGGCAATCCTTACCTCTTAAACTaacttttgagatgagttaggtccaagtctcaTTTCGTCGATATAATAATTCATTTAATTTGCACTGTAAAAGGCTATATTAATTATAcacaatgttctaaaaagcgctaGGCGGTAGTCGGGCGGCGACCCACCACCGACTACCGCCTAGCCGACTAGGCGGGTTTTTTTTAgcctaaaaaaattaaaattttggaatatttataAGTTCCactatgaaaaataatttttatatcttatgttttttcagtttttgagtaaaattctttcaaaaaattaaaatatctacattttgttgaaaatatatataaatatatattattatttattgttgaatgttgaaggttgaaagttgaaaattgagttgtaaaatattgaaaattagtgtgtgatgatgtaattaatgatgtattaatttttgactaatctccaattgagatctataaataggtctctccatttgtgtagaaaaacacaattgtgaagagagaaaaattttataaagtgtagaatttgataaattttgagtttttgagtttttactttttaccgtaaatttttactttttcacaacacgttatcagcacgatcgctcgaaggttctctatattttccgacgctccaaaatacaagaagaagtcaaaaatattcaacaagtaagaatttttattttactgtttatatattttttgtgtatatattaatatataatatcatgttatgaaaaaataagtttttttcaaaacttgttataaatcctgggaggatgttaagacgacatcccacactcccggtaagggatacgacaagtataaaagcctctaaggtttttaaacaataacgtgatatatatttattatgtatatatattaactatattaatatataatttcatgttattatataaaaggttgtctatgacactgaccttataataacgtgatatgatatatattattgtgtatttatatactaaccatatttgtataatctcatgttattatataaaaggttgtctacgacaccgatcttataataatgtgatatgatatactatacctgactttatactaactatattggtataatttcacaacattatataaaaggctgtctacgacactgaccttataataatgtgatatgatatacataattatttaattatgattatcattatatgcattacatgattatcacgaatttttattcaacacatactcaattttttctttacccccaacggtcacaaacggtaacaaaacggctagtttttgccctataaatatgttcactcaaactcattttcaatcacaccaaattcattctttctctcaaaatattttatcctcggttttttcgaagatggagatgatgacatttataaggatatttttcataacgactatgatcatcatgctcacgagtcttttactcaccagcgattttccaacacatattttttctctatttgtatacgcacttgtaatttacgttcttccattattttgtattgtcatatttatggaaattaactaataaaatgcattgttattttctagtaccaccatgtcgaacttggcgaaactcgaattcattgcacttgatataatcggaaagaattatatgccatggaccctcgatgtagaaatgcatctcgagtcattgggtcttaacgaaactatcaaagaaaataacatatcatcctcacaagataaagcaaaagcgatgatatttttacgcagacatcttgatgaggggttgaaatgtgaatatttgaccgaaaaagacccaatgattttgtggaaagggttaaaagaacgttttgagcatatacgggaagttatacttccgaccgcacgagatgaatggaatactttaagattccaagattttaaaaaggtgagtgattataattctgcgatgtatcgaattgtctcacagctgaaattttgtgggcataatattactgagatggaaatgcttgaagacattttccacattccacgcatcaaatataactctacaacagcaatatagagtgcgtggattttcaagatactcagaactcatcgcatgtttactcgtggcggaaaagaataatgaattgctcatgagaaatcatcagtccagacctactggttcaacggcatttcctgaagcaaatgtcgtaagtaaaaatgaaaaccaaaatcaaagatatagacaagattttggtcgaggtcgtggacgaggacgtgggcgtggacgtgggcgtagaaatgatcgcggtcgtggtcgaggccgtggatttgaaaataaaagagatagttatttcaataactcatctcaaaggaacgtcacgaaccacccacaaaagaggcagcatgataatacgggtgaaaatgaaaatcatccaaaaagaactgagagtgtttgttatagatgtggcactccaggacattggtcaagaacttgtcgagcccctgagcatctgtgtaagctctataaagattcaataaagggaaaagaaaaagagaccaattttactgaaaacattgaccatgcaagtggttcaatgaatttagatgctgcctactttttgaatgatttcgaagatattgattaaatgtactggtgggaaaagaatgtaacaatgtaatttttatattgtaaaacatattatattttgcatgtattgTTTTATTCTGCAATTAAATTGTAACATATTATAATTTGCATGtatctttcttaattcattttattgcatattgtttttgaagatcattatggaaaatgctatgatcaaagatggaaataatgcactggaagtttgcataccagatagtggtacaacgcacactatcctcagaaatgaaaaatatttcttggaattaaaaccaacaaaaacaatggtgaatacaatatcaggtcctgtagacttgattgaaggatgtggcaaagcacaatttttgttacctaatggtacaaaatttttgataaatagtgctttatattcaccacgatcacaaagaaatttgttgagttttaatgatatatattctcatggttatgatacggaaacaataaccgaaggaaatgagaaatatatgtgtcttactacatataaatcaggaaagaaatatgtagttgagaaattatcaatgctccctactggattgcattatacacatataagtccaatcgaatcaaatatggttattggaaattcttcaatactaacaaattggcatgatcgattgggacatcctggttcaataatgatgcgaaggattatagaaaatacaagtggtcatccactgaaagaccagaagatctttcagaataataagtttcagtgtaaagcatgttctctggggaaacttattataagaccatcaccagctaaaatccaaaaggaatcacccatatttcttgaacgtattcaaggtgatatttgtgggccaattcatccaccatgtggaccatttcgatactttatggtattgatcgatgcctctagcagatggtcacatgtatgtttattgtccactcggaatgtggcatttgcaaaattgatggctcaaataataaaattgcggaatcaatttcccgaatatacgatcaagaaaataagacttgataatgctggagaatttacttcccagacttttaacgactattgtatgtcgatgggaattactgttgaacatcctgtagctcatgttcatacacaaaatggattagctgaatcattgattaaacgtctgcagttgattgctagaccaatgattatgagaacgaaactccctatttctatatggggacatgcaattttacatgctgctgcattgattcgcatcaggccaagtgcatatcataaacactccccattgcagcttgtatttggcaaagaaccagatatttctcatttgagaatttttggatgtatggtgtatgtgcctattgcaccacctcaaagaacaaaaatgggacctcaaagaaagaatggtatttatatcggctatgatagtccatcaatcattagatatcttgaggctcagacaggcgatgtgtttacagcacggtttgctgattgtcattttgatgaaaataacttcccaatgttagggggagaaaagaaacacatcgaaaaagaaatcacatggtatgtaccatcattattacatttggatcctagaactaaacaatgtgataaagatgtacagcaaattgtgcatttgcaaagaatagcaaatcaaatgccagatgcatttgcagacacaaaaggggtaacaaaatcatatatacctgct comes from the Henckelia pumila isolate YLH828 chromosome 1, ASM3356847v2, whole genome shotgun sequence genome and includes:
- the LOC140882719 gene encoding cysteine-rich receptor-like protein kinase 10 produces the protein MTIIIVVSISIGVFLIVAVFAGFLLMRKKKKPYQVIEPAHGIDVSESLQYDFREIKAATDDFSDANKLGQGGFGFVYKGKLPNGQEIAVKRLSVGSGQGDVEFKNEVLLVAKLQHRNLVRLLGFSLERAERLLVYEFVQNASLDKFLFNPIKCKDLDWERRSKIIGGISRGLLYLHEESRLKIIHRDLKASNILLDGEMNSKIADFGMARLCPTDETQGSTNRIVGTYGYMSPEYAMHGQFSVKSDVFSFGVLILEIVTGQKNNSFRNGENTEDLLSVAWKYWHQRTIEDMIDPVLRASLGSLRDILRCIHIGLLCVQDNPANRPTMASIVLMLSSFTISLPVPSEPTFFHK